A window of Pan paniscus chromosome X, NHGRI_mPanPan1-v2.0_pri, whole genome shotgun sequence genomic DNA:
AAGGACCCACTGACCATGTACCTCAGACCCCAGGCGCCACTCCCAAGGGGTGGTATCCTGTACCACTGGACTCTGCaatgcaaaggaaacagtcaTATGCACAGTGTGGAGCTCCAACTGATGCTCCTACCTCCTTCTAAACTAGATTGCGGGCCCTTGGCCTGGAAGTGGAGACAGACTGAGGCCTGGGCCTTGCCTTCCCTCCAGAAGCTCCAGAgcttgggggtgggaggagagacagACCTATTAATCTTAGTGTGTTTCAGACACCAGGTAAGGCACAGGTGGAGACActaaggagaaggggaagaagggtTCAGTTGGGCCTGAAGGGTTTGGGTAAAGTCCTTAATAGAAGTGATGTCTCTTTCCATCCCCTTGTCACCTGCAGATTCAGGAGCCATCCTGAGGGATGTGGCAACATTTGGGAGGACTCGGCAGCTAGGTGATATCTCTATAATAGAAAATGACTTTGAGGTGAGAAGATACCCACTGCTTCCCTGACCTCATTCTCCCCAGCCCCTTATCTGAGGGGGAGGGTGTCCCCTGAGCCAGTCCCCCTCCCTTTCTAGGGGAGTATCTGGGAAAGAGGGCAGATTTGGAACCAGAGAAAGCTCTCTGGAAGAGGTTAGATTTGATCTGGGTCTTGCAGGATGATGGCCAGGGCCTCTCCTGCCGAGTTCATGGAATGCATGTCTGCTGTGAAGGAGTGTGTGAGGGATGGGACACAGACGTGCCAACATGGTAAAGGCTGTCTGAAAACTGGTGAAGGATGGGCCTATACCAGGGAGGCCTCCGTCCTGGGCCAAGCAGTTCTCTAACCTGGGAGTTGCTTCAGGTTGTAGGCACCATCTCTTCCTCTCCTGTCTGGACACTTCCTGTGGCTGACTGCCTTGGCAGTGGTAGTTAAGTGCTGAGATTGAGCCCCTTCCTGCCCATCCCAGCTCTCACACTCATCTCTCCTGTCAGCTCCTCCAACCCCCTTTTCATGATCAATTCCAGCCAAAAGGTCAGCCTCTTCCCCTAGACTGAGACCTGGGGTCAAACTGGACCCGACAGGGTTGTCCACggactcctctctctctccttactTGTATAGCCTAGGGTCCCAACTGGAAGACTAGATGAAGCAGGGCTGAGCCAGACCTTCCCACCAATCAAAGCTGCCAGAAGAGGGCGGGCTTTCTTATTTACCACTAGGTTCCTATCAGCTGCAAATATTGGGAAGGGGGAATGAAACCCATGAACGTTCAGATGAGAAAGCAAAATAAGAGTGGCAGTGTGCTAAGCTCCTGGGCTAGGGATCAGGACCCAGCCTTTAGCCTCCTCACAGCCCCTTGAGAGGACGGAAAGCCCTTGAGGCAGGCATGATAGGAAGCTGACTGGCTTAGGGCTTCCATGCTCTTGCTTCCTCCTTTGTATCCTCGTATCATGGGCAGACTCCAAACACAGAACACTCAAGACCACAAAGAATGGTTCTTAGCCTTTGGAGGGTCAAGGATCCCTTTATGAATCTGATACAAGCTGGTTAGTCTTCTTGTCAGAAAAACACATGCATGCAAACACCCACAAAAACATGTAAACAATCTGTTGATGGTCCCTGATTTAGTCCAGCACCCTCATCTTAAAGACTTTGGGACTCAGAAGGGAGATCTTTCCAACTACTATGGGACCATTATTGGGCTTGAAACCactttgctaagtgaaagaagctagacacaaaggaTCACATATTATacgattccatttatgtaaaatgtccagaataggcaaatggGATGAGGGGTAAAGGACGCCTAAGGGATATGGAGTTTCTTTCtgcagtgatgaaaatgttctgaaattttttttcgaatgatggctgcacaactctgaatatactaaaagctatTTAATTGTATACTTTTAAGTGGGTGACTGTATggtatgtacattatatatcaataaGCTGTCTTAAAAAAGTGAACTCAGGGGTTGCAAATGACCACACATCTGAGCTTTAGTCCCCATTCATCAGGGGCATAACCTGTGGAGAAAAATCAGGGAATTATGCAGTATATGGGTTAGACAGGAAAACATTCTAGGAAGAACGAGATTCTATGTATCATCTTAAGGGCAATAAAGCATCATGGAAGGTTTTAAGCAGTATATAATCAGATCTACACTTCAGAAACGCCccaaatcactgaattgtacatttcaaacaagtgaattttatagtatgtaaattatatctcaataaagccatTAACAAAAAAATCCCTTTGGGAGCTTGAGGAGGATAAACTGGAGGGCATCAACTGGGGGAGGCTGTAGTGTAGGAGTTTGGGTGAGGGGGCCCGAGCCCATCTGTTTGGACTTGAGGGAAAGTGGCTTGGGGTTAGAGTCGGGGGAGGATCAGAATGTCTTGCCCAAGGTTAAGAAGCTGGTGGAACTTGATTTCAGAACCCAgagctccctggcttcagccctagTGCTCCTGCCAGCACTACAGCTGCTCCACTGACTGGTGATGGAAGCACTGTCTTCCCCGTCTAAGAGAAATGCACTTCAGAAACATGTTTCCAAAAAATGTTTCTAAGGGTTTTATTTCTaacaagaggaaaataataaaataaaattaaaataggctTCAGTTGGAACCAAgtttcttgttttgctttttttttttcttttgaacaaaTTAATTACACACCAACAATCTTCTTTTATTAcaacatgaacccaggaggaggaaaggagacagGGGAGGACAGGGAGGGAGGACTGAGGTGGTTGTGAGGACAAGCACCAAAAGCTTTCTTCAGATCACAGGGAGCCCTGTTCAGCTCCCCAGCcaaattcctttaaaataaaaaactgtgaGCACGGCTATGTGAAGTTTCCTCCTCCTGGGTGGAACAgtcaggggaagggagagggagaagggggtaggaagggagagggagaagggggtaggaaggaaggaaaagaggggagGAGAGTGGGGGCAGGGGTTAGTGTAGCATGGCCTGGCCAGGACCAGAactggggagagaagggaggagagtCCCCCAGTTTGCATATACACTGGCCTTGTCTCTGGAATGGTGAtggcccagccccagccacccCCCTGCCCACCAGCCCATCCATCTATCTGCCTCAGGTGTCTGGGAATGCTGGTTAGAGGCTACCAGGGAGGGAAGACTCCAGGGGCCGGCCCCCAGGAGCTGAGGTCTGAACAATACCTTGGAGTCAGAATACAAAAGTCAAGGGACTCAGGGGTGGGCGGGTAGCAGGGATGGCCACCCCCCTACCCGCCCACCCCCCAAGAAGCAGGCTTGATGGTCAGAAAGAGGATCCTTGAGGCCGAGGGGGGTCTCTGTCAGGGTCTGTGCTAGGCTCAGCCACTGTCACAACTGTTGCTGAGGCGGCTGCTGTGGGCAGGGCAGATGCAGCCGGGGAGTCAGAGTGGAGAAAGGGGCCGAGGGGCCTGAAGTGGTCCCTTCCGCCGGTTCCAAGCCATTCTGGTTCTCCTGGGTGCTGGGGCTGCCAGTGGTGGGGATGGGTGCAGGGGGGCCCTCACCCCCAGTCTCCTCCtccagctcttcctcctcctggacCTCCTCAGCCTCTGGCCCTGAGCTCCGTACCCTCTTTGGCTCTAGCTCCTCTCGGGCTGGGTCATCGCCCTCCCCACCCCGATCCACcttccgccgccgccgcctctccAGGGCCCGGCCCCGAGCCCGACTCCCGTGACGCTCTGCCTTCTccagctgtgattacagacaggCAGAAAGACAGGTTGTGGGCCAGTGGTCAGGCCTGGGCTCCCTACTCGGCCTGACCTCCTGGCCCGGCCCATGACCCCTCTCCTCACCTCCAGAAGTGTGCGGATCCTCTCCAGGTCTGGGGGCTGTCCAGCCTGCAGCAGCTGCCAGATGCTGTGGTTCTCATCCAGGGTCACCTCGAGCAGGTCCCCCTCCATCATGAGCTCCTCCAAGGGGGCCCGGGTTGCCTCAGGCAGTTCCAACACAGGGCCAGTCAACTGTGGCAACAGCGAGGACAGCAGCTCCAGATCTAGGAGGTTGCAGGAACAAGCGGCATTAGAGGCTGCCCTTGGTCTTATCCCCACCACTACAACAGAGCTGAGGACTACATGGGTCACTATGGTGATGTGCAGTCAACAGCCTACCCACACCACACCTAGACCTACCTCTCTTACCTGAGCCCTCCTCCGGGGCTACCTTCTCAGGACTGGTCACACTGTCTCCATTCTCCAGTAAGCCCTGGACCTGCGGAGGAGAGCAAGAATAGGTAGGGGCAACTGAAGTGAAGAACCAGGCCCTATTCCTCCTCCGCCAACCCCAAACTTGAGACCCTCCGCCTtctggaggaggagggaagacaCAGGCTGCCAGCAGGGAGCAGAGTCTAGGAATCTGGACAGATGCAGAATAGAGTAGGAAGGCTGGtccaaagaaaactgaaaattggaGAACAAGGGGCAGGGCCGAGCCTAAACTGGGGTAGGGGCTAGGAGACAAGAATCTGAGGACAAGAGCTGGGCTGAGTAGCTCACCTTAGGCATATCCTTGCCACTGCCCTCTCTGAGGGGGTCAGAAGCAGGGGCTGCAGGGTAGTTAGGAGGCTCCTCAGGTCTAGGTTCAGCCTGTAGCCGTTGGCGGAGCTCAGCCAGCCGTCCCAAAAGAGCAGTCACATCTTCAGAGGCCAGAGCCTGCCTGGCGCGGCCTTGCCAGCTGATGGCCCTCTCTGTGAGGCACTGCAGGGCCTCGCCCTCGGGCAGCCGCACAGGCAGTCTCTGCAGGGCTACCAGCagtgccaggatggtctccaggCGCGGGCGCCTTGAGCGCATACACAGTGGACACAGGAATTTGGTGTCCCATTCCCACCAGGCCAGCAGTGGGGATGAGGTGGGATTGGGCCTCGGAGAGCTGAGGAGGCGAGGCACTGACACACACCGCCCATGGAACCAGTCCTGACACAGGTCACACTGCAGAGCTCCCGCCCCAGCCGGCACCtgcccacacacacagacagaggtTGTAGAGGAGGCCGTGGTCGATGATGCCAGTGGACTGGGCTTGGCCGAATTGGTGCGACGCAGCTGCAGGAtaccctccttctccttctgttcCCCCTCCTTGAAGGCCACGATCTGCCATACCCAGGACAGGAGCAAAGTGGGTCAGCAGCCtaccccttcccttctctgggcccCCCCTTAACACCCCCACTCCCAAACCAGgagaactgaggctcaggggaCAAGCGGTCTGCTCATGGCCACCCAGCTCAGACACTCTATCATCACCAAGCCCTTCTCCCCATCTGTGTCTAAGCTCCTTACCacagagcctgggtccctgaggtCCTGCGCAGACAGCCCCAGCAGCTCTGTGTCAGATTTGTACAATCCCAGCTCCTTCTCCATCCACCGGCTGCGCTTGGTGCTGTCTGAGCCAGCATCTGCACATGGGCAGAGAACCTGGGGCAGGCAGACAAGAGAGGGAATGACTGGGCTTCCCTTACATCCCccgcctccttccctccctggtgCCCCTACAAAACCCATGTTATCTCATGAGCCATCTCATAGAAGCCAGGGCAGGCGTTAAGAGACGCTGTAGGTCAAGgtcccaggcctcacctccagcaGCGTGTAGCAAGAATTTTTCTTGAGGAAGGTCTTGGAGGCCTTCTCCCTCCAGGAGTGCGCTGTCAGTACCTGTAGCTCTAGCTGTCTCAGCTCCTCCAGCCCCACAGGTAGGTCCCGGCCCACAGCTACTAGGCCCTCCAAGTCATCCAGGCAGGGGTAGTGGTCACCATTCTAAGGCCAAGGGCGAGAGACAGCTCAGTTCAACTTGCCAATGCTATTGATGCTTactctgtgcctggccctgagctGGAAAGATGAACTGGGCTCAGTCTTGAGGGATTAAAAAAATAGGTGTCATCCTAAGGAACAACCACTTGGCTCTCTCCCACAACACCGGCATCTACCGACTGGCTCAGCCCCAAATATCTAGTCAGCCTTCTGTTGTGGTttgcctcttctcctctcctccatgCCCCTGCCCTGCTCAGTCCCATACCACCTGCTTCCCTGGCCCACCCATCTCATCCTAACCAGTGCCCTCTCTTCCTTCAGGCCAGCCTCACACTCTTCCTCTCACCCTGCTCATCAGGCACATCTTGCCTCCTGACTACATGCCatgcccccttcctctctccagcCAACCCAACCCATCCCAGCAACCCAGCACATCCCAGTGTATATGCCATCTCTTCCCAGCTGGACTGAAGGCCTGGGGTGGGAGTGGCAGGGTCCTCACTTGGATCTCATCAACATCAGCAATCCAGGCCCGGGCCTTAGCAAGAGCCTCCTTGAGAGCCTGGATGTTGGGCAGGTGAACAGGGATGTTTTCCGCTTCACGGATTATGGCCTCAAGTGTGGCTGGTGGATGCTTCTGCCTAAaggtaaggaaaaaaagaacGCTCAGTCTGATGTGGTCTGCCTGACCAGAAGCCCAGCCTGACCACCAGATATATCTGCATGGGCCCCTTGGGTGTCTGTTATTCCTGCTGTCACTTGGGCCTACTTGCTTGTATTCCACCTAAGGGTAGCTGCCAGTCCCTGCTTCCCCAAGACTGCATGCACCCAACTTCATCCCTTCTGCCACAGCTCTTGCACCTCTGTTTGTCTGCCAGTCTGCTGGCCTGCTAGCAATGCCTACATATACAACCTGTATTGTGTAATCTGTTGCTGCAGTTTGTCAACTGCCCTGTGTGGGGTCTTTCTACCAACATCTGCCCATCTGCCTGTCACTTGTGCTTCTGGGTATGCGCACATTAGCCTGTAGGGCTAGTCTTCTAGATAATCTCTATCTGTCCATTTCTGCTTCTCCATCAGCCTCTCTTTGCCTTTAAGTAtagagttgttttttaaaaaaacgacAAGATAGACAACAAAAGAGGGGAGAGTCAATACAGTAACACAGGAGCGTGATACCTAAGGCCACCCATGGGCATCCTCTTCTGGGTCTCCACTCAACTTTGATGTTTGGAATAGGGCAGGGAAGGGAAGCAGCAGCTGGACCTACCTGGCCTCCAGGCAGAGGTGGGCTTTCTCCTCCCAGCGTTCAGCAATTGTCAGCAGTTCCTGCAGCTCGGCCTGGGCTTTATCCACAGCAGGGCTAGGGGCTACACTGGCACCCGCGACCAACAGTCCTCGCATGACAGCCAAGGTGCCCCTTCGGGCTGAGGGGGCCAGTGTGCGTTTCACCTCATCCAGCCATCGCGCCTGTTCCACCTGCCGCTGGAGCTGCTGGGCCTCAGGCACCTCCACCCCCAGCTGCCGCCCCCTCTCCAACAGGGACTGCAGTAGCCCTGGACTGGAGGGCAGTGAGGCCAGGGCCTCACGAGCCTCAGCCTGGTAGGCCTCCACCTGTTCCAGAACACCCTACCAGGACACAGGATGAAGAACAAACTCCTCAGCTGGGCCCAGTGAGGGGTTCCACCACCAGATGGAACCTTGTCCCACCTACCTTCTTACCCTCCAAGCTTTTGGGGCAAAGGAGCCTAACATGGGCTGAGCTCTCCTTCTCCAAGCCCTAAGACAGTTGGGGTTCCTAACACTGACTGCTCATTAGAATGCCCTGGGGAATTTaagaatgcagattcctgggccccaccctgaGAGATTCTTAATTAACTAATAATTATTAATCTATGctttatttaacttttcagaGGGCTCTGTTCTCAGGGCACCAAGAGACCTCCCTGCCCTAAAAATTGCTATGATTAGTCCTCACATAAACCCTTGTGCTCACCACCCTGGGGTCTGTTGCCCTCTCCATCTCACTCCTCCTCCACCTTCATGAATTTCCCTCCACTTTCCAAGCCCAACAAGCACCCCTGTTACCTCCTTCTCCTCTACCCCTCCTCCAGGAAACCTTACCTGGACTCTGTATCCTATACCCATACCCTTGCCACCTGACCCTCAAGGCCCATTTCTAACAGACAAGTCACTAGACCCTTGCCTCACCCCTCCCACCTGTTCTTTTCTCACACGTGTGTCCTGTCTTGCCTGAACACTTTAAGCTTTTGAAAGGAGCCAAGCATGGCCTGCTGCTCAGGTCCCCTGGTCCCCCTGATCCCTCATCAGCACTCCAAGCGTCCTCACCTTGACATCCCCAATCTGGTGCATGGCGCAAGGCAGGTTGTTCATCTGGTCCAGAAAGGCCCGGAGCTCAGTCAGGGTCATCTGTAGACCAGCCACCCTGTGGGGGCTATGAAGTATCACATGTGAGGTTTCAGGTCCAAACTCAGTGCCTTCCCTCCATGTCTATGCTAAGACTGAACACCTTTCCTCACTACACCTGTCCACCTTGATCTCGCATATTTCAAATTTGCCCCAATTGCCCAGGTTAGAGGGAAGGTTTTAAATTATAGAGCATGTTCATATTATGAGGGGAAAGAATTAGAAACTAATGGGTTGTAATAAGAGCTACACTTTGCAATCCATCCTCTACTGTGAACTCTAAAGCTGTGTTAGCAGGGATCAGGTCTATACATCTTTGTCCTGTTCTTACCCGTAAGCCTCCCACAACTCTTCCCTGCCCacaaaacccctcagcctctctCTCAGGCCACTTCCAGGTactgataaaaaataaacacttctAGCTTTCTTATCACAGaggctctcctctcctttttaggTGGCCTGGTCTCCTTGTCCTCCCCAACACCTTCCAGGCCATCTCACACTCTTGTGCCTGGCAGCTTCCTGCTGATGTCCATTCTGCCAAATGGTATTCACAGTCTACCCCTTGTAGCACTTTTCCTCGGTGCTGGATCCTCAGCACCTTATGTGTGCCCTAACTCCTCACGCTGTCATACCCAGCTTCCTGGCCGCTGACCAGTCCCAGAGCTCGGGACACGCAAGCCTCTGCCTCACTCAGGCAGTTCTTTAGTTGCTGCAGCAGCTCACTATTAGGAAACCTCCGCTCACGGGCTTCAGACTCTAGTGCCCTCAGTTCTTCAAGGCCTGGAAGAAAAATGAGGGCAGCAAAGAGTAGGCAGTATTGAATAGAGGCAGAGGAAGGGGGTCAGAGTACAGAAGAAAGGGAATAGAACTTGCCTGTGGAGTCCCTCCATCCCCCCCATCACTCACTGCGCTTCCGCCcatcctccacctccagggccaCTCGCACTTTGTTGGCCCAGGTGTCAAAGGACTCAGCCCGAACCTTCAGCTTATGCAGCATGGCAGGAAGCTCATCCAAGGTATACCGATACCTGGAGGAAGAGGGCAGGCAAGAGCATGTCTGGCCCAGCTCTCCATCCTCCTTCTTGCCCCACTTCCTCCAGAAAGGCCCATGCTCACCGCAGGTACTGCCGGCTACTAGAGCACTTGCAGAGATCATTGATGTGGGAAAGGCAGACAAGGCCGTCTGGGCAGTCGTAGCAGGCCAGGGCTGACAGGAAACACGTAGTCTTGCACTTGATACACTGGCGCTCATCATCTGGGAGCAGCTCGAAAGCCTCTCGCTCAGCCTCTGTGATACCCTAAAGGCATTTAACCCATGCGTTATATATAACCAGAACCAGGTAGCAAAATTCTCCATCTCAGCCACCACCGACCCCTACTTTAGATTCAAATCTATGCTGAGGGTCATGGGGTTTAAGAGGCCAAACCCCAGGGAGCATACCTGCCCTTTGTAAAGTCTAGACTCTCAAAGCTTGGGGAATCAGATAAACCAGGGCAAGATCAGTGTGCGCTGAGTCAGATaattttatagaggaagaaaaatcaGGTAAGATCCAGATCAGCAGAAAGGGCCTTGTGGGTGAGAAGTGAGGAAAGTGGTGGACCAAGATACCAGAGAGGTGGCAATGAGTGCAAGTGGCCAAGGGACAGGCCTGGCTAGTTATGTGTACTGGGGAACAATATCGGCTTCCAGTTACTCAGAGCCcactgtgttccaggcaccacGCTGGCCACTTAGTAGGCAGGAGATACTTGTGCACATATATAACTTAGAGAAATTCAACCGTATGTGCTTGTGTTCAGGGTTTAAAGAGATATAATAATTTTCTCCCAACAATATGGTTTCCAAACCTAATCCAATGACTTCATCTGTTGctcagataaagaaaaagcaatccatttcaaaaatgaaggaaaagctgGCTATATTGGAGTAATCGAGAGACAACCCAGTGTGTATATCTAATGGGCAATTTTAGGGATTTTAACGGGAAATGTCGACTCTTAACAGTTTTTGTCTTACATACCAACTTTAACACCTAATCTCTGCATAAGTTATGAGCCCAAATCCCACTCTGCCACTTATATGCTGTGTGATCATGAGTAAATCATTTAACGTCTCTGGGTCTGTTTCATTATCTAGTAAGATGGAGATAAACAGTATCATCCTTGttgggttgttatgaggattaacaaaaataaagcagCTATGGAATCAGACAAGTATCTCAGCACTTAGATTCAGtgttcatcaaatatttactgttATTAGCTCTAATTTTCAGATAAGAATATATATTCCACAGGCCTATCTCATTTTACTAAGGCAGAAACTAAGTCTCAGGGTCAGTAACTTGCCAAACTGAGTTAATTTTGACTTTAAAGCCAGAGAATATTCTAAGGATGAAGTCTCTAGGGTTTTTTTGGACTACAGACTCCTGAGAATTGGATGTAAACTATAAGTCCTCTTCCCAGAAACATACTTAAATACACATACAATCTCTTACAGGATTCCAAGACTATGGTGTCCAGAATGCTTCTCTGAGGTAAGGGCCAAGTGTGAAGAATTCTGAATGTCAAGATGAGAAGGTCTGTTCTCCCCACCTTGCTTTGGCTCCTTCCCACAGCTTGGCACAGCCACACGGCCATCATTTAATAACAGTACTGAACAGAGTGAGAAAATGATGCCTGGAAAAGCCCAGGGACTCAACAACTTACACCACGACTGAGAGGCCCCAGACTTCCAACACTACTGTAGCTATAGTTCTCCCTATAGCCCACACTCACAGGAAAGCTATAAATGagctttaaaataagaaagtattACCCTAGATAGGCAGCAAGGGATCCCACAGAACCAGCACTCCTTTGTAATCTTATGAAAGACTCTCACAAAGTCAATTCCCTAACTGGGCAAGTGTGAAATTTGAAGATGATGGCTGAAACTACACGAGTGGACTTTAGAGCTCTGTAGCAGCTTCCACTCAGCTACACACACCTAACACAAGCTTACAAGAAATCAATTAAAGCAGGACCACCTTCAGCTTGGTAATATTATTGCCCTAGCTGGAGTTAATAAACCATCTGCAGGTAATAAAATGGCAATTCCTGAGAAACATTCCAAATTTCAATCAGTTTCTTCATGTATTAACATTACCAATAATAGCAGCTGCAACACTGCAAAGGCAATGTTAGAGAGATGGCTTTCATATAAATCACCTTACTCTAACCTTACATCTTGCAAGTTAGgtatttattcccattttagagtaGGAAAGTGAGATATGAAAGATCAAGTAACTTGATACAGTCACCTAGATAATCAGCAGTGAGGTTTCATATGCCAGTCTATTTTGCTAGGTCATGTAAATAATGATAAATAGCTGCTATACCAGTACCTGCCATGGGTCAGTCACTAAGCAAACATTATCTTTAATACAATCAACTATCCAAAAAGATAAGTATTATCATAATCCCATTTTTCAGAGGGGAAAACTGACAATGAAGTAAATCGACTTAAGCAAGGTTGCTGGTAAAGGGTATAGCAGAGAATGGTATGTGGTTTTCAATCGAGATACATCTAGTTCTTTTCACTATACGCCAAGAGTAGAGGCTACATCTTCTTggtgctgcctctgcctccccgaaCTTCCACCAGAATAGGGTGCTTGATCTGGGGTACTCTCCCCACCTTCTCCAGCAGGGCCTTTCGTAGACGCCGCTCTTCTTGCACCATGATGAACATCTCCTTATGCACAGCTGCCGCCAGGTTTAGGTCTAGCTTCTCTGGGCAGGCAGCCATCTTGCAGATAAGCTCCTCATGGGAGAAGACGCAGTATCTCCGGAGCCGGCGGTAGTGCTCAATGCACTGGCGCCCAGCAGGCAACTGTGGGCAGGTTCAAGGTTGAGTGTGGCCAAGTCTGGAGGCCATGATGCCCCAGCTTCTCTACAACCCTCCTGCTTCTCCCCACCATCCCACCACATTCTAGACTCACCCAGTCAGCAGTGCAAAAGTTGACAGCCTCGGCAAAGTTGTAGCCTTGGTTGAAGCCGCTGTGGTAAGCACGGGGGAAGGTGATGACAAATTCTCCTGCACACTGGTTTGTGCGGACAACCTGAAGAACACAAAAGGCCATGGCTGTTGAGATAGAGATTTTCCTGTATACAGACCTGACTTAAGTGCAAGGTCATTAAGGAGACAAAGAAAAGCCTCAGGGAACACAGTCTGACAAC
This region includes:
- the KDM5C gene encoding lysine-specific demethylase 5C isoform X17; this translates as MEPGSDDFLPPPECPVFEPSWAEFRDPLGYIAKIRPIAEKSGICKIRPPADWQPPFAVEVDNFRFTPRIQRLNELEAQTRVKLNYLDQIAKFWEIQGSSLKIPNVERRILDLYSLSKIVVEEGGYEAICKDRRWARVAQRLNYPPGKNIGSLLRSHYERIVYPYEMYQSGANLVQCNTRPFDNEEKDKEYKPHSIPLRQSVQPSKFNSYGRRAKRLQPDPEPTEEDIEKNPELKKLQIYGAGPKMMGLGLMAKDKTLRKKDKEGPECPPTVVVKEELGGDVKVESTSPKTFLESKEELSHSPEPCTKMTMRLRRNHSNAQFIESYVCRMCSRGDEDDKLLLCDGCDDNYHIFCLLPPLPEIPKGVWRCPKCVMAECKRPPEAFGFEQATREYTLQSFGEMADSFKADYFNMPVHMVPTELVEKEFWRLVNSIEEDVTVEYGADIHSKEFGSGFPVSDSKRHLTPEEEEYATSGWNLNVMPVLEQSVLCHINADISGMKVPWLYVGMVFSAFCWHIEDHWSYSINYLHWGEPKTWYGVPSLAAEHLEEVMKKLTPELFDSQPDLLHQLVTLMNPNTLMSHGVPVVRTNQCAGEFVITFPRAYHSGFNQGYNFAEAVNFCTADWLPAGRQCIEHYRRLRRYCVFSHEELICKMAACPEKLDLNLAAAVHKEMFIMVQEERRLRKALLEKGITEAEREAFELLPDDERQCIKCKTTCFLSALACYDCPDGLVCLSHINDLCKCSSSRQYLRYRYTLDELPAMLHKLKVRAESFDTWANKVRVALEVEDGRKRSLEELRALESEARERRFPNSELLQQLKNCLSEAEACVSRALGLVSGQEAGPHRVAGLQMTLTELRAFLDQMNNLPCAMHQIGDVKGVLEQVEAYQAEAREALASLPSSPGLLQSLLERGRQLGVEVPEAQQLQRQVEQARWLDEVKRTLAPSARRGTLAVMRGLLVAGASVAPSPAVDKAQAELQELLTIAERWEEKAHLCLEARQKHPPATLEAIIREAENIPVHLPNIQALKEALAKARAWIADVDEIQNGDHYPCLDDLEGLVAVGRDLPVGLEELRQLELQVLTAHSWREKASKTFLKKNSCYTLLEVLCPCADAGSDSTKRSRWMEKELGLYKSDTELLGLSAQDLRDPGSVIVAFKEGEQKEKEGILQLRRTNSAKPSPLASSTTASSTTSVCVCGQVPAGAGALQCDLCQDWFHGRCVSVPRLLSSPRPNPTSSPLLAWWEWDTKFLCPLCMRSRRPRLETILALLVALQRLPVRLPEGEALQCLTERAISWQGRARQALASEDVTALLGRLAELRQRLQAEPRPEEPPNYPAAPASDPLREGSGKDMPKVQGLLENGDSVTSPEKVAPEEGSDLELLSSLLPQLTGPVLELPEATRAPLEELMMEGDLLEVTLDENHSIWQLLQAGQPPDLERIRTLLEVMPLMNGD
- the KDM5C gene encoding lysine-specific demethylase 5C isoform X16; amino-acid sequence: MEPGSDDFLPPPECPVFEPSWAEFRDPLGYIAKIRPIAEKSGICKIRPPADWQPPFAVEVDNFRFTPRIQRLNELEAQTRVKLNYLDQIAKFWEIQGSSLKIPNVERRILDLYSLSKIVVEEGGYEAICKDRRWARVAQRLNYPPGKNIGSLLRSHYERIVYPYEMYQSGANLVQCNTRPFDNEEKDKEYKPHSIPLRQSVQPSKFNSYGRRAKRLQPDPEPTEEDIEKNPELKKLQIYGAGPKMMGLGLMAKDKTLRKKDKEGPECPPTVVVKEELGGDVKVESTSPKTFLESKEELSHSPEPCTKMTMRLRRNHSNAQFIESYVCRMCSRGDEDDKLLLCDGCDDNYHIFCLLPPLPEIPKGVWRCPKCVMAECKRPPEAFGFEQATREYTLQSFGEMADSFKADYFNMPVHMVPTELVEKEFWRLVNSIEEDVTVEYGADIHSKEFGSGFPVSDSKRHLTPEEEEYATSGWNLNVMPVLEQSVLCHINADISGMKVPWLYVGMVFSAFCWHIEDHWSYSINYLHWGEPKTWYGVPSLAAEHLEEVMKKLTPELFDSQPDLLHQLVTLMNPNTLMSHGVPVVRTNQCAGEFVITFPRAYHSGFNQGYNFAEAVNFCTADWLPAGRQCIEHYRRLRRYCVFSHEELICKMAACPEKLDLNLAAAVHKEMFIMVQEERRLRKALLEKGITEAEREAFELLPDDERQCIKCKTTCFLSALACYDCPDGLVCLSHINDLCKCSSSRQYLRYRYTLDELPAMLHKLKVRAESFDTWANKVRVALEVEDGRKRSLEELRALESEARERRFPNSELLQQLKNCLSEAEACVSRALGLVSGQEAGPHRVAGLQMTLTELRAFLDQMNNLPCAMHQIGDVKGVLEQVEAYQAEAREALASLPSSPGLLQSLLERGRQLGVEVPEAQQLQRQVEQARWLDEVKRTLAPSARRGTLAVMRGLLVAGASVAPSPAVDKAQAELQELLTIAERWEEKAHLCLEARQKHPPATLEAIIREAENIPVHLPNIQALKEALAKARAWIADVDEIQNGDHYPCLDDLEGLVAVGRDLPVGLEELRQLELQVLTAHSWREKASKTFLKKNSCYTLLEVLCPCADAGSDSTKRSRWMEKELGLYKSDTELLGLSAQDLRDPGSVIVAFKEGEQKEKEGILQLRRTNSAKPSPLASSTTASSTTSVCVCGQVPAGAGALQCDLCQDWFHGRCVSVPRLLSSPRPNPTSSPLLAWWEWDTKFLCPLCMRSRRPRLETILALLVALQRLPVRLPEGEALQCLTERAISWQGRARQALASEDVTALLGRLAELRQRLQAEPRPEEPPNYPAAPASDPLREGSGKDMPKVQGLLENGDSVTSPEKVAPEEGSGKRDLELLSSLLPQLTGPVLELPEATRAPLEELMMEGDLLEVTLDENHSIWQLLQAGQPPDLERIRTLLEVMPLMNGD